The following are encoded together in the Paraburkholderia sp. BL10I2N1 genome:
- a CDS encoding MarR family transcriptional regulator, with product MPFAPEDDCFAIRQAARHVSQLYDRHLANVGLTITQFSIMGRIRRAGRLTMKQLADEMVLQRTSLVRAIQPLRRDGLVFTDSLEPEQRALVLGLTKDGEERILAARQHWSAAQDEFEQRFGLARAAALRRELLALTQE from the coding sequence ATGCCCTTTGCTCCTGAAGACGATTGTTTTGCGATCCGCCAGGCTGCGCGCCACGTATCGCAGCTTTACGATCGGCATCTCGCGAACGTAGGCCTGACGATCACGCAGTTTTCGATCATGGGACGAATCAGGCGTGCGGGCCGCCTGACGATGAAGCAACTGGCCGACGAGATGGTGTTGCAGCGCACGTCGCTGGTTAGGGCGATCCAGCCGTTGCGGCGCGACGGGCTGGTATTCACCGACTCGCTCGAACCGGAGCAGCGCGCCCTGGTTCTGGGTCTGACGAAAGACGGCGAAGAACGGATTCTCGCGGCACGGCAGCATTGGTCTGCAGCGCAGGATGAATTCGAGCAGCGCTTCGGTCTCGCGCGCGCAGCAGCGCTGCGCCGGGAGCTGCTTGCGTTGACACAGGAATAG